The Clostridiaceae bacterium HFYG-1003 genome includes a window with the following:
- a CDS encoding glycosyltransferase family 2 protein has protein sequence MLLSVITPAYNEQESIRKLHQRLTSILSRDSFETGYEYELVFVNDGSRDRTLEEIKQVAASDPRVRYISFSRNFGKEAAMLAGLSFCSGDFGIIMDSDLQHPPEMIPAMMDQGRAGFDQVIAKRTRSGDKKGRTFLSKLYYRLVNHLIDVKLEDGVGDFRLLSRKAIDALVSMREYTRFSKGLFAWIGFRSTVIEYENVQREAGETKWSLKALLRYAADGIMSFNDKPLRVSFYIGAITMFFGLLYILYSLVRVLVVGIEEPGYFTMISAILIMGGVQLVSVGVLGEYIGKIYYEVKGRPHFLVQESNIPDLTERSEANHKGNNAP, from the coding sequence ATGCTGCTTTCAGTCATCACGCCAGCTTACAACGAGCAGGAATCAATCCGAAAACTTCATCAACGACTCACCTCGATTCTGTCCCGGGACAGCTTCGAAACCGGTTATGAATATGAGCTGGTTTTTGTAAATGACGGAAGCCGCGACCGGACGCTGGAGGAGATCAAGCAGGTTGCGGCATCAGATCCCCGTGTCAGATACATCAGTTTTTCCCGCAATTTCGGCAAGGAAGCTGCCATGCTGGCTGGTTTGAGTTTTTGTTCCGGTGATTTTGGCATTATCATGGACAGCGATCTGCAGCATCCGCCGGAGATGATTCCGGCAATGATGGATCAGGGCCGGGCCGGTTTCGATCAGGTCATTGCAAAAAGAACTCGCAGCGGTGATAAGAAAGGCCGGACATTTCTGTCGAAACTTTACTACCGCCTGGTGAATCACCTGATTGATGTGAAATTGGAAGATGGCGTCGGCGACTTCCGACTGCTCTCCCGTAAAGCCATCGATGCGCTGGTGTCCATGCGCGAATACACCCGTTTCTCCAAAGGTCTGTTCGCCTGGATCGGTTTCCGCTCCACCGTGATTGAATATGAGAATGTTCAGCGGGAAGCCGGAGAAACGAAATGGAGCCTCAAAGCCCTGCTGCGCTACGCAGCGGATGGAATCATGAGTTTCAACGACAAGCCGCTTCGAGTCAGCTTCTACATCGGCGCCATCACCATGTTTTTTGGACTTTTATACATCCTTTACTCCCTGGTCCGGGTTCTGGTGGTAGGAATTGAAGAACCAGGCTATTTCACGATGATTTCAGCCATCCTGATCATGGGCGGCGTACAGCTTGTCTCCGTCGGAGTGCTGGGTGAATACATTGGAAAAATTTATTATGAAGTGAAAGGGCGCCCTCATTTTCTGGTTCAGGAATCCAATATTCCTGACCTTACAGAACGCAGCGAGGCGAACCATAAAGGAAACAACGCACCATGA
- a CDS encoding YfhO family protein: MKEQMQQQFNNLIRSVRDGSIWNHSLLRFILIGVFNTFHFWLWYNLFLKLSIAYPVAFTLGFVLSMIGSFFLNTYFTFKTKPTLKKFIRFPLTTLPNYLISQAGLWLLVEQLHLAKNISGLLASLAAIPVTYLVTRLILTREEGTPVSSASKYDSPYQLQARKLGEKMRWLDTKDLLILAGLILFSLLLHRYIFKSGFLYGDDHTDSTVQMIFFLPYLIKEVLIKGHFWAWTYGMGGDIFSEFSYYYTTAPIIWSLLPLFKTLPESWYTLENSLNLKLFISIYKQVWIMALMYGLLRYEKRSRGSSFAAALVYGGGIYYMWNANFFDFMTDAYLWVPLMVLGYRIWERRRNFWPLVISAALAAINNYYFAYHTYLFFILFVLIMAKSPNYGRSLREKAANWFREVGGYAWQGIAALLLSMFAFLPAAFAFLRIDRFDTVNPVSLFYSQDFYMNMPINLFFNNSTLGIPMLIILALFINYRRTSELTDRKIFLLLTFLILYMLPFTGYFLNGMNYHSERWFYLLLFVFSYVLADILDEMKKPHHFNLFWLGLIFIGSSVLIYLRWDVIKGFDDKDKYVAVLLFNLAAFLLIALRQQIRQIKWRKVSDAVVVLLIFGIMVGNNLAYAGDQNLNLNSAKMETEKMKSPELIDIMSRVVPSENEFFRTVFRNNRMENATTYYDYYGISTFSSMTDGNVHDWIKRILNIRHDIVYLSSFNNLDDRLYLEGLLGVKYLITENGSYEPVPYYKKVYSNQKYTLYVNEYTVGMDLWFEEELPVTEVYQMIKPDMDMNLMHFAITEGKPILPQGTPVRSEEIPLTDSVMTFDKVYFNGQRIEFDEGGAVTFTIPEPYDTSQLYLHNYLRPEDQKEFDQTVNKKTVFKSYESNPYVYYTNNWTWALNGNEPSIRWTAAKKSYEIKDFYLHRVDLSDYEQLIEQRNKYNMENLVVSGNHITGTITNTEKGILVLNIPYNKGWTVKDNGKPLPIERMNGILSGIALEPGTHELIFQFRSYGFIPGLIITLLTLIALVGYDVWRRRTHKLILPVNPQVLSPIVPLEDSILASESGQGVKIQRRSHLRPELKEPEPSVPVTSPDLSGACRPDDLEFDNRCYSLPDELKEINDPPAD, translated from the coding sequence ATGAAAGAACAAATGCAGCAACAGTTTAACAATTTGATCCGCTCTGTCAGGGATGGTTCCATTTGGAACCATTCCCTGCTTCGTTTTATCCTGATCGGAGTTTTCAACACCTTTCATTTCTGGCTCTGGTATAATCTCTTCCTCAAACTGAGCATCGCCTACCCCGTTGCCTTCACCCTGGGTTTTGTGCTCTCCATGATCGGCTCTTTTTTTCTTAATACCTATTTCACCTTCAAAACAAAGCCAACGCTCAAGAAGTTCATCCGATTCCCGCTTACTACACTGCCAAATTACCTGATCAGTCAAGCCGGACTCTGGCTCCTGGTAGAACAGCTTCACCTGGCCAAAAACATCTCCGGCTTGCTGGCTTCACTAGCCGCCATACCGGTAACCTATCTGGTCACCCGTCTGATTCTCACCAGGGAAGAAGGAACACCTGTTTCTTCAGCCTCCAAATATGACAGCCCTTATCAGCTTCAAGCCCGGAAATTAGGCGAGAAGATGCGCTGGCTGGATACCAAGGACCTGCTCATTCTGGCTGGCCTGATCCTGTTCTCTCTCCTGCTTCATCGCTACATCTTCAAATCAGGCTTCCTGTATGGTGATGATCATACCGACTCAACGGTTCAAATGATCTTTTTCCTGCCTTACCTTATTAAAGAAGTGCTGATCAAGGGACATTTCTGGGCCTGGACCTATGGCATGGGCGGTGATATCTTCTCTGAGTTCTCCTACTATTATACGACAGCACCGATTATCTGGTCCTTGCTGCCTTTGTTTAAAACATTGCCGGAGTCCTGGTATACCCTGGAAAATTCTCTCAACCTCAAGCTTTTTATTTCCATTTATAAGCAAGTCTGGATCATGGCCCTCATGTATGGACTCCTGCGCTACGAAAAACGCAGCAGGGGCTCGTCCTTCGCGGCAGCATTGGTTTATGGCGGCGGCATTTATTACATGTGGAACGCCAATTTCTTTGATTTCATGACGGATGCTTATCTCTGGGTTCCTCTCATGGTCCTGGGCTATCGGATTTGGGAAAGGAGACGAAACTTCTGGCCGCTGGTCATATCAGCTGCCCTGGCTGCAATCAATAATTATTACTTCGCCTACCATACTTATCTGTTTTTTATTCTCTTTGTATTGATCATGGCGAAGTCTCCAAATTACGGCCGCAGCCTTCGGGAGAAAGCTGCAAACTGGTTCCGGGAAGTCGGGGGCTATGCCTGGCAGGGCATCGCAGCGCTGCTGCTGTCCATGTTCGCGTTTCTTCCGGCAGCATTCGCTTTCCTGCGGATCGACCGATTCGATACGGTGAATCCCGTTTCCTTGTTCTATTCCCAGGATTTCTATATGAACATGCCGATCAACCTGTTCTTCAACAACTCAACCCTGGGGATCCCGATGCTCATAATCCTTGCCTTATTCATAAATTATCGCAGGACTTCAGAGCTCACCGACCGAAAAATTTTCCTTCTGCTGACCTTCCTGATCCTGTATATGCTTCCGTTTACCGGTTATTTCCTCAACGGGATGAATTACCACTCGGAACGATGGTTCTATCTGCTGCTCTTTGTATTCAGTTATGTCCTGGCCGATATCCTGGATGAAATGAAAAAGCCCCACCATTTCAATCTGTTCTGGCTCGGGCTCATCTTCATTGGTTCCTCGGTTCTGATCTATCTGCGCTGGGACGTTATCAAAGGATTTGATGACAAGGACAAATATGTGGCGGTTCTTCTCTTTAATCTGGCTGCGTTCCTGCTGATTGCCCTGCGTCAGCAGATCAGGCAAATCAAATGGCGCAAGGTTAGTGACGCGGTCGTTGTTCTGCTCATTTTCGGCATTATGGTTGGAAATAACCTGGCCTATGCCGGGGATCAGAATTTGAACCTGAATTCAGCCAAAATGGAAACCGAGAAAATGAAAAGCCCCGAACTGATTGATATCATGAGTCGGGTTGTCCCGTCGGAAAATGAATTTTTCCGTACCGTTTTCCGGAATAACCGCATGGAAAATGCGACTACCTATTATGATTACTATGGTATATCGACATTTTCCTCCATGACCGATGGCAACGTGCATGACTGGATCAAGCGGATCCTGAATATCCGCCATGATATTGTCTATCTTTCCTCGTTCAACAACCTGGATGATCGGCTCTACCTGGAAGGTCTCCTGGGCGTCAAATATCTCATCACGGAAAATGGCAGCTACGAGCCAGTCCCCTATTACAAAAAAGTCTACTCCAACCAGAAATACACCCTGTACGTAAACGAGTATACCGTCGGAATGGACTTATGGTTTGAGGAAGAACTTCCGGTCACCGAAGTCTATCAGATGATCAAACCCGACATGGATATGAACCTGATGCATTTCGCGATCACGGAAGGGAAACCAATCCTGCCTCAAGGCACCCCTGTCCGCTCGGAAGAAATTCCACTGACCGATTCCGTCATGACCTTTGACAAAGTCTATTTCAACGGTCAGCGCATTGAATTTGACGAAGGCGGCGCAGTTACTTTTACCATCCCTGAACCTTATGATACCTCTCAGCTGTACCTGCATAACTATCTTCGCCCCGAAGACCAGAAAGAATTTGACCAGACCGTCAACAAAAAAACCGTTTTTAAATCCTACGAATCCAATCCTTATGTTTACTACACCAATAATTGGACTTGGGCTCTGAACGGCAATGAACCATCCATCCGTTGGACCGCTGCCAAGAAATCTTATGAAATCAAGGATTTCTATCTGCACCGGGTTGATCTGAGTGATTATGAACAACTCATCGAGCAGCGCAACAAGTACAACATGGAAAACCTGGTGGTATCGGGAAATCACATTACCGGAACCATTACCAACACAGAGAAAGGCATCCTGGTACTGAATATCCCCTACAACAAAGGCTGGACAGTAAAGGATAACGGCAAGCCTCTGCCGATTGAACGAATGAACGGGATTCTGTCCGGCATTGCACTGGAACCGGGAACCCATGAACTGATCTTCCAGTTCCGTTCCTATGGCTTTATCCCGGGCTTAATCATTACCCTGCTAACATTAATTGCCCTGGTTGGCTATGATGTCTGGCGCCGCCGGACTCATAAACTGATACTCCCGGTAAATCCGCAGGTGCTGTCTCCCATTGTCCCGCTGGAAGATTCTATTCTGGCTTCAGAATCCGGACAAGGAGTTAAAATTCAAAGAAGATCCCACCTCCGGCCTGAGCTGAAAGAACCCGAACCGTCCGTTCCTGTGACATCGCCCGATCTTTCGGGTGCCTGTCGGCCGGATGATCTGGAGTTTGATAACCGGTGCTATTCCCTTCCAGACGAGCTGAAGGAAATCAATGATCCTCCCGCTGATTAA
- a CDS encoding DUF3267 domain-containing protein: MRTTLQLPERYESTGELDLSKNRSLKWKLNAAALVLMAALFFIGNQVFSVFSLLFDSDAEPASIPYILAKLGAILLIAAFYLLIHEKIHAMAMERLSAAKASLGFQGTTAYASSRAYFSKRDHRIVLLAPAFFLTLLITLLTLILPVDWFWVGLSALILNLAGSVTDFYAAWRVGREPYNVLVLDSGSSQTYFAPVKTAAATVPVQRKRVVSEAKQKQMERIYGKKRKK; this comes from the coding sequence ATGAGAACAACTCTGCAATTGCCTGAACGGTATGAATCAACCGGAGAGCTTGATCTGTCCAAGAACCGAAGTCTGAAATGGAAGCTCAATGCTGCCGCCCTTGTCCTGATGGCAGCTTTATTTTTTATTGGGAACCAGGTTTTCTCCGTGTTTTCGCTGCTATTTGATTCAGACGCTGAACCAGCGTCCATTCCTTACATCCTGGCAAAGCTGGGAGCCATTCTGCTGATCGCGGCGTTCTATCTTCTGATCCATGAAAAGATCCATGCCATGGCCATGGAGCGTCTTTCTGCTGCCAAGGCTTCTCTCGGATTTCAGGGGACTACGGCATATGCCAGCTCCAGGGCTTATTTTTCTAAGCGGGATCACCGCATTGTCTTGCTGGCCCCGGCATTTTTCCTGACACTCCTGATCACGCTTCTTACTTTGATTCTGCCGGTTGACTGGTTCTGGGTCGGACTGTCGGCCCTGATTCTAAACCTGGCTGGTTCTGTAACCGACTTTTATGCAGCCTGGCGAGTAGGCAGAGAACCCTACAATGTCCTGGTTTTGGATTCCGGATCGAGCCAAACTTATTTTGCACCGGTTAAAACAGCAGCGGCAACTGTTCCGGTCCAACGGAAACGAGTGGTATCAGAAGCCAAGCAAAAACAGATGGAACGAATTTACGGCAAAAAGCGAAAAAAATGA
- the ppaX gene encoding pyrophosphatase PpaX has protein sequence MIKAVLFDLDGTIADTNSLIFESFRHTFRTHSIQGVSDQEIYSFFGEPLIQSMRRYAPDQAEELVETYRQYNQMVHDDMIRHFPGVREMLTELQDMGLALAIVTSKRSEAALRSLNALELKRHFEVVVTPEATLLHKPNPEPVLHGVKLLGVEPRQAIMVGDSPYDLLAGRSAGTWTCGVEYTRLNLEILRQAKPDFMIAAAQDLIPIINQLNQEETNR, from the coding sequence ATGATTAAAGCGGTACTGTTTGACCTGGATGGGACCATCGCAGATACGAATAGCCTGATCTTCGAATCCTTCCGGCATACCTTTCGCACTCACTCGATTCAAGGAGTAAGCGATCAGGAAATCTATTCCTTTTTCGGTGAACCACTTATTCAATCGATGCGTCGATATGCCCCGGACCAGGCGGAAGAACTGGTAGAAACCTATCGACAGTATAATCAGATGGTTCATGACGACATGATCCGTCATTTTCCGGGAGTCCGGGAAATGCTGACCGAATTACAGGACATGGGGTTGGCATTAGCGATTGTAACCTCCAAACGGAGTGAAGCCGCGCTGCGCAGCTTGAATGCGCTGGAACTGAAGCGTCATTTTGAAGTGGTGGTGACACCGGAAGCTACCTTGCTTCACAAACCGAATCCCGAACCGGTGCTTCACGGAGTGAAGTTATTGGGCGTTGAACCGCGACAGGCCATCATGGTGGGAGATTCCCCGTACGATCTGCTGGCTGGGCGCTCGGCCGGAACCTGGACCTGCGGGGTCGAGTACACCAGACTGAATCTTGAGATCCTGCGGCAGGCGAAGCCTGATTTTATGATTGCGGCAGCGCAGGACCTGATCCCGATTATTAACCAGTTAAACCAGGAGGAGACCAATCGATGA
- the thrS gene encoding threonine--tRNA ligase gives MIKITLPDGSIREYEDGVMLFDVARSISEGLARNTLGAVVNGQTRGLQERVNEDSEVRFVDFEDKEGKAIFWHTSAHIMALAVQRLYPDVKFAIGPAIDDGFYYDFDTEHRFTPEDLEAIENEMKKIVKEGHELVRTEMQREEAITHFEPMGEVYKVDLIRNLPEDSVISFYTLGEFIDLCRGPHLKDISKVKAVKLMSIAGAYWRGDEKNKMLQRIYGTTFEKAKDLEAYLHRLEEAKRRDHRKIGREMNLFSIQEEGPGFPFFHEKGMIIRNKLEEYWRQEHIKAGYGEIKTPMILNEALWHQSGHWDHYKENMYFTEIDEADYAIKPMNCPGSILIYKNGMYSYRDFPMRWAELGLVHRHELSGALHGLMRVRAFTQDDAHLFMTPAMIKNEIKGVIELCDRIYKTFGFEYHMELSTRPENSMGTEEQWNLATDQLREALEELGAKYQLNEGDGAFYGPKIDFHLADAIGRTWQCGTIQLDFQMPERFDMYYVDDNSNRVRPVMVHRTVLGSMERFMGILIEQFAGKFPLWIAPEQVRLIPVTERHQEFAAGVAAQLREKGFRVNLDSRNEKVGYKIRAAQMEKVPYMLVIGDKEIEENIFTVRHFITDEQGNNFQYELSLEDLSNKLQQEIDSKQYFL, from the coding sequence ATGATCAAGATTACTTTACCTGATGGATCAATTCGTGAATATGAAGATGGCGTAATGCTATTTGACGTAGCGCGCAGCATCTCGGAGGGTCTGGCCAGAAATACCCTGGGCGCAGTGGTAAACGGGCAGACCAGAGGGTTGCAGGAACGAGTGAATGAGGACAGCGAAGTTCGCTTTGTGGATTTCGAAGATAAGGAAGGAAAGGCGATATTCTGGCACACCAGTGCCCACATCATGGCCTTGGCCGTTCAGAGGCTTTATCCGGATGTTAAGTTTGCCATTGGACCTGCCATTGACGACGGATTCTATTATGACTTCGATACAGAGCATCGGTTTACTCCGGAAGATCTGGAAGCCATTGAAAATGAGATGAAGAAGATCGTCAAGGAAGGCCATGAACTGGTACGGACTGAAATGCAGCGGGAAGAAGCGATCACACACTTTGAGCCCATGGGAGAAGTGTATAAAGTCGACCTGATTCGGAATCTGCCGGAGGATTCTGTCATCAGCTTCTATACCCTGGGTGAATTCATCGACCTTTGCAGAGGTCCTCATCTGAAGGATATCTCCAAGGTCAAGGCGGTCAAGCTCATGTCCATTGCCGGAGCTTACTGGCGCGGTGATGAAAAGAATAAAATGCTGCAGCGGATTTATGGCACAACCTTTGAAAAGGCCAAGGATCTGGAAGCGTATCTCCATCGGCTGGAAGAAGCCAAGCGCCGGGATCACCGGAAGATCGGCCGAGAGATGAACCTCTTCTCGATTCAGGAAGAAGGACCTGGTTTCCCGTTCTTCCATGAAAAAGGCATGATCATCCGCAATAAACTGGAAGAGTACTGGCGCCAGGAGCACATTAAAGCAGGATATGGCGAGATCAAGACTCCGATGATCCTGAATGAAGCCCTCTGGCATCAGAGCGGACACTGGGATCATTATAAGGAAAATATGTACTTTACCGAGATTGACGAGGCGGATTATGCCATTAAGCCGATGAACTGCCCCGGATCTATTCTGATCTACAAGAATGGGATGTACAGCTACCGCGATTTCCCGATGCGCTGGGCAGAACTGGGACTGGTTCATCGTCACGAGCTCTCCGGAGCACTGCATGGACTCATGCGGGTTCGGGCGTTCACTCAGGATGATGCCCATCTCTTCATGACTCCGGCCATGATCAAAAATGAGATTAAGGGTGTCATTGAGCTGTGTGACCGCATCTACAAAACCTTTGGCTTCGAATACCATATGGAGCTGTCCACTCGTCCGGAAAACTCCATGGGAACGGAAGAACAGTGGAACCTGGCTACCGACCAGCTGCGCGAAGCGCTGGAAGAACTGGGTGCAAAGTATCAGCTCAATGAAGGCGACGGCGCATTCTACGGCCCGAAAATCGACTTCCATCTGGCCGATGCCATTGGCCGGACCTGGCAGTGTGGAACCATTCAGCTGGACTTCCAGATGCCGGAACGCTTCGACATGTACTATGTAGACGACAACAGCAACCGGGTTCGTCCGGTTATGGTTCATCGGACCGTCCTCGGATCCATGGAACGGTTCATGGGCATTCTGATTGAGCAGTTCGCTGGAAAATTCCCGCTTTGGATCGCTCCCGAGCAGGTTCGTCTGATCCCGGTCACAGAACGGCATCAGGAATTTGCCGCCGGCGTTGCCGCTCAGCTTCGTGAGAAAGGATTCCGGGTAAACCTGGATTCCCGCAATGAAAAAGTCGGCTATAAGATCCGGGCTGCGCAGATGGAAAAGGTTCCTTATATGCTGGTTATCGGCGATAAGGAAATCGAGGAGAATATCTTCACGGTTCGTCATTTCATTACGGATGAGCAAGGGAATAACTTCCAGTACGAACTGTCTCTGGAAGATCTGTCGAATAAACTTCAGCAGGAGATTGACTCCAAGCAGTACTTCCTCTAA
- a CDS encoding GNAT family N-acetyltransferase: MEPYTFDLCHEVFEQYIPDPAMTEDDFHYDRDIINRYYQVKVLRSDRVYFGICAAGKCIGEIQLKQIDKAKKCGTLSILIANDSYKGMGCGSEAQRLLLDYAKHALDLRTIYADVVLRNERSRHILTKLGFEHLSDDEQKAYYRYLVT; this comes from the coding sequence CTGGAACCATATACATTTGATCTTTGTCATGAGGTCTTTGAACAATATATCCCAGACCCGGCAATGACTGAGGATGACTTTCATTACGACAGAGACATAATCAACCGATATTATCAGGTAAAAGTGTTGAGATCTGATCGAGTTTACTTTGGGATCTGTGCTGCCGGGAAATGTATTGGAGAAATTCAGCTGAAGCAGATTGACAAGGCGAAAAAATGCGGGACGCTGAGTATTCTGATAGCGAATGATTCATACAAGGGAATGGGGTGTGGGTCGGAGGCTCAACGTTTACTGCTGGACTACGCCAAACACGCTCTGGATCTTCGGACCATCTATGCCGATGTTGTACTCAGAAATGAGCGGAGCAGGCATATTTTGACAAAACTTGGGTTTGAACATCTTTCCGATGATGAGCAGAAGGCGTATTACCGGTATCTTGTTACCTAG
- the lpdA gene encoding dihydrolipoyl dehydrogenase yields the protein MGKKIAIIGAGPGGYVCAIRFAQLGADVTLFEKDRIGGTCLNRGCIPTKALHRSAEVFHDTLHAMEYGIEVEGTPKPNGDKIFERKANVVETLVSGVEHVVKANGVRVILDQARLGEGMKVHWSEGEEQFDNIIIATGTVPSTPPIEGADLPGLLDSDKLLAMKEIPESMIVLGGSVVAMEFASIYATLGTKVTQAVRSQILRMVDTEIVKRVKPLYKKQGIEVNEKTTPKKIEKTEQGFKVYFDKNGKDYEVEAQHVLVALGREPVSKGLGFEEAGVELVKGSIKVDHNLMTTAQGIYAIGDINGIALLAHAAEHQGVAVAEYIMEGKPVEHVPVPNCIFTLPEIATIGASEEELKAEGIEYKTNKFMMAANGKALALGETDGLVKIITDMNNKLLGVHIFGPHASDMIHEGILAINKGMTVEDIKAVMHAHPTLPEAFYEAVLGIDGMMIHALNKKK from the coding sequence ATGGGTAAAAAGATCGCGATCATCGGAGCCGGTCCCGGCGGATACGTCTGTGCCATTCGGTTTGCTCAGCTGGGGGCTGATGTCACCCTGTTCGAGAAAGACCGCATTGGCGGGACCTGCTTGAATCGCGGCTGTATCCCAACCAAGGCGCTGCATCGCAGCGCCGAGGTTTTTCATGATACATTGCACGCGATGGAATACGGAATTGAAGTAGAAGGAACCCCGAAGCCCAATGGCGACAAGATCTTCGAACGCAAGGCCAATGTCGTGGAAACTCTTGTTTCCGGCGTGGAACATGTGGTCAAGGCAAATGGTGTCCGGGTGATCCTGGATCAGGCCAGACTGGGTGAGGGAATGAAAGTTCACTGGAGTGAAGGAGAAGAACAGTTTGACAATATTATTATTGCCACTGGTACCGTTCCCTCGACTCCGCCCATTGAAGGCGCAGACCTGCCTGGACTGCTGGATTCGGACAAATTGCTGGCAATGAAGGAAATTCCTGAATCCATGATCGTTCTTGGCGGATCGGTTGTGGCGATGGAGTTCGCCTCAATTTATGCGACACTGGGTACGAAAGTCACCCAGGCTGTAAGATCTCAGATCCTCCGTATGGTGGATACCGAGATCGTCAAGCGGGTCAAGCCCCTCTACAAAAAGCAGGGCATTGAGGTGAATGAAAAGACCACCCCGAAAAAAATCGAAAAGACGGAACAGGGCTTTAAAGTTTACTTTGATAAGAATGGCAAGGACTATGAAGTGGAAGCACAGCATGTCCTGGTCGCTCTGGGCCGGGAACCGGTTTCGAAGGGGCTTGGATTCGAAGAAGCCGGCGTTGAACTGGTAAAGGGCTCCATCAAGGTTGACCATAACCTGATGACTACCGCCCAAGGCATTTATGCCATCGGCGACATCAATGGCATTGCCTTGCTGGCTCACGCTGCCGAACACCAGGGTGTTGCGGTCGCGGAGTACATTATGGAAGGCAAGCCGGTGGAACATGTTCCGGTACCAAACTGTATTTTTACCTTGCCTGAAATCGCCACCATCGGAGCTTCCGAGGAAGAACTTAAGGCAGAAGGCATCGAGTATAAAACAAATAAGTTTATGATGGCTGCCAACGGGAAAGCCCTCGCGCTCGGTGAAACGGACGGTCTGGTTAAAATCATTACGGACATGAATAACAAACTTCTGGGTGTCCATATCTTTGGCCCGCACGCTTCTGATATGATCCATGAAGGCATCCTGGCCATCAATAAGGGGATGACAGTGGAAGACATCAAGGCCGTCATGCACGCTCATCCGACGCTTCCTGAGGCTTTCTATGAGGCAGTCTTGGGAATTGATGGCATGATGATCCACGCCCTGAATAAGAAGAAATAA